From Lagenorhynchus albirostris chromosome 15, mLagAlb1.1, whole genome shotgun sequence, one genomic window encodes:
- the OSER1 gene encoding oxidative stress-responsive serine-rich protein 1 translates to MKSEAKDGEEESLQTAFKKLRVDASGSVASLSVGEGTSVRASVRTAVDDTKPKTTCASKDSWHGSTRKSSRGAVRTQRRRRSKSPVLHPPKFIHCSTIAASSSSQLKHRSQADSPDGGSGLGIATPKEFSAGECSASLDTHHTGAVIEPLRTSVPRLPSESKEEDSSDAPQGSQASLKANDLSDFQSVSRLNQGKPCACVGKECQCKRWHDMEVYSFSGLQNVPPLAPERRSTLEDYSQSLHTRTLSGSPRSCSEQARVFVDDVTIEDLSGYMEYYLYIPKKMSHMAEMMYT, encoded by the exons ATGAAATCTGAAGCcaaggatggagaggaggagagtCTACAAACTGCTTTCAAGAAATTAAGAGTGGATGCATCAGG GTCCGTAGCATCTCTGTCTGTTGGAGAAGGCACAAGTGTCAGAGCATCAGTCAGAACAGCAGTGGATGATACCAAACCTAAAACCACATGTGCATCTAAAGACAGTTGGCATGG gtCTACAAGGAAGTCTTCACGAGGAGCAGTGAGGACCCAGCGTCGTCGGCGTTCTAAGTCTCCTGTCCTTCATCCTCCAAAGTTTATACATTGCAGTACAATAGCTGCTTCCTCGAGCAGCCAGCTCAAGCACAGAAGCCAGGCGGACTCCCCTGATGGCGGCAGTGGGCTGGGAATTGCAACCCCGAAAGAGTTCAGTGCAGGAGAATGCTCAGCTTCTCTCGATACTCATCACACAGGGGCAGTTATTGAGCCTTTGAGAACTTCGGTTCCAAGGCTCCCATCAGAGAGTAAGGAGGAAGACTCCTCTGATGCTCCCCAGGGCTCCCAAGCAAGTCTCAAGGCCAATGATCTCTCTGACTTCCAATCCGTTTCCAGGCTAAACCAGGGCAAGCCATGTGCATGCGTAGGCAAGGAGTGCCAGTGTAAGCGGTGGCATGATATGGAGGTATATTCCTTCTCAGGCCTGCAGAACGTCCCTCCCTTAGCCCCAGAGCGAAGATCCACGCTGGAGGACTACTCTCAGTCGCTTCACACAAGAACTCTGTCTGGCTCCCCCCGCTCCTGTTCTGAGCAAGCTCGAGTCTTCGTGGATGACGTGACCATTGAGGACCTGTCAGGctacatggaatattacttgtATATTCCCAAGAAAATGTCCCACATGGCAGAAATGATGTACACCTGA